In Gemmatimonadales bacterium, the following are encoded in one genomic region:
- a CDS encoding PadR family transcriptional regulator: protein MDDLDVSLMRGTLDLLILKALSWGPRHGYAVVEWIQQATDATFLIGEGTLYPALHRLERRGWITAEWGVSDNNRQAKYYSIAKAGRARLLAGTTSWHRFVELAGRALRATAAVPT, encoded by the coding sequence ATGGACGACCTCGATGTCAGCCTGATGCGCGGCACACTGGACCTGCTCATCCTCAAGGCGCTGAGCTGGGGCCCGCGGCACGGCTACGCCGTCGTCGAATGGATCCAGCAGGCCACCGACGCCACGTTCCTCATCGGGGAGGGTACGCTGTATCCGGCGCTCCACCGGCTCGAGCGACGCGGGTGGATCACCGCGGAGTGGGGCGTGTCGGACAACAACCGCCAGGCCAAGTATTACAGCATCGCGAAGGCCGGCCGGGCCCGCCTCCTGGCCGGCACCACGTCGTGGCACCGCTTCGTCGAGCTCGCCGGACGCGCGCTTCGCGCCACGGCTGCGGTGCCGACCTGA